A single genomic interval of Stieleria maiorica harbors:
- a CDS encoding nitrilase family protein: MNPITVAAVQFNHRPGDKSYNLGRVEALTAEAKARGVELIAFPEMCLTGYWHVRNLSAEACRQLAEPIHGGRSTDTLLELARRHEMTIGAGLIEQGDDGRLFNSYVVAMPDGQVAVHRKLHCFISEHLDCGDEYTVFEIPQGATVGVLICYDNNIGENVRMNALMGAEILLAPHQTGGCNSPSPHCMGVIDPKLWEQRESNPEAIEAEFRGPKGREWLRRWLPARAHDNGLFLIFSNGVGIDDDEVRTGNAMILDPYGETLAESWKADDDMVVARLDPSLQASCTGRRWLKSRRPELYGPLAERTGIEQDTRIVRFAK; this comes from the coding sequence ATGAACCCGATCACTGTCGCCGCCGTCCAGTTCAATCATCGCCCCGGTGACAAGAGCTACAACCTTGGTCGCGTCGAAGCCTTGACAGCTGAAGCAAAGGCCAGGGGCGTTGAATTGATCGCGTTCCCGGAAATGTGTTTGACAGGTTATTGGCACGTCAGGAACTTGTCCGCCGAAGCGTGCCGCCAGCTCGCCGAACCGATCCACGGCGGGCGATCGACCGACACGCTGTTAGAGCTTGCCCGGCGGCACGAGATGACGATCGGTGCGGGGCTGATCGAACAGGGCGACGACGGTCGGCTGTTCAACAGCTACGTCGTCGCGATGCCCGACGGCCAGGTCGCGGTGCATCGGAAACTGCATTGTTTCATCAGCGAACATCTGGATTGCGGCGATGAGTACACCGTGTTCGAGATTCCCCAGGGCGCGACGGTCGGCGTTTTAATCTGTTACGACAACAACATCGGCGAAAACGTCCGCATGAACGCCCTCATGGGCGCCGAGATCCTGCTCGCTCCCCATCAAACCGGAGGCTGCAATTCCCCCAGCCCGCACTGCATGGGCGTCATCGATCCCAAACTCTGGGAGCAGCGTGAATCGAACCCCGAAGCGATCGAAGCCGAGTTTCGCGGTCCCAAGGGCCGCGAGTGGCTAAGGCGTTGGCTGCCCGCTCGGGCACACGACAACGGCTTGTTCCTGATCTTCAGCAACGGCGTCGGCATCGATGATGATGAAGTTCGAACCGGCAATGCGATGATTTTGGATCCTTATGGAGAAACGCTTGCCGAATCCTGGAAAGCCGATGATGACATGGTCGTCGCTCGGCTTGATCCGTCGCTTCAGGCATCCTGCACCGGCCGCCGTTGGCTCAAATCCCGACGCCCGGAACTGTACGGCCCGCTCGCCGAGCGAACCGGAATCGAACAGGACACCCGCATCGTGCGGTTTGCCAAATGA
- a CDS encoding bifunctional serine/threonine-protein kinase/formylglycine-generating enzyme family protein: MTTPENETNLRNDARETRTERTVDESEFSFNHTDQPIDETINGSSVTNPDNQPDEPEELLPRTIGRYKIESLLGKGGFGSVYLAYDDELRRHVTIKVPHAHRIKRSKDVNAFLTEARTLAKLEHPNVVPVHDVGTTDDGLCFIVSRYIDGRDLVHRMRSTPLSILESVELVATIAEALHYVHNQGVIHRDIKPNNILLDKRGTAYVADFGLALLEDDGIGSRTVAGTPAYMSPEQARGENHLVKRTSDIFSLGVVLYQLLTGQRPFVAEPGQSVTDLIQEQEVRPLRDLNRDVPAELERICLKTLSKRAMARHQSALELCEDLRHLLSDSENLAFASPTLRGDGKAVEAQQRSSENSRSSRRALGIVPRGLRSFGPQDAHFFLGLLPGPYDRDGTPESVLFWKRRIEDPDPENSFRIGLIYGPSGCGKSSFVKAGLIPTLCSDIIPVVIESAPDATESRLLNRLRRRCPYLDTDLGLAESIATLRRGEVMGGDKKILIVIDQFEQWLYSIDRPEHSALAKALRQCDGEHVQCILMVRDDFWLAFSRFMDHLEIDLMQNKNMALIDLFDLQHARRVLTEFGRAFQRLPEHSSDFSRDQKAFIAQAIDGLAEHGKVTPVRLALFAEMIKSKPWTTATLRKIGGTAGVGLMFLDENFSSENAPANYRVHLHAVYETLGALLPQPGANLKGHMRSREELLEVSGYADQPKQFQSMMRALDSELHLITRTDPEGRGDVSQSQSGIQSASQSGSVTGNLSQLVYYHLAHDYLVPAIRDWQAHLQRGTRKGRAEIRLAQRTEVWDSRPDKRHLPTLPEWVSILALTRRDHWDDAQQRMMRSATRRHLSNLALVGFLLLLGGWAAYELASWNRAETLTNQLTVAKVGEVSGLLDQLERRERWALDNLVQIQQQSRPGSPPHLFSSLALLRSGRNELAKIQPALLQSDPETLELLCRELHGFGDQLSEYLWSQAEDETLLPRSDENGRVVSPRFNAALALARFDPPDESSASGDRWKSLSAHFTDELIHFANIDRRYFRSMVDLIRPARPVLVDPLAAVMTADGSDETEIRRSAAQNLLINLLEDDIPELTNQLLHAEVQQILFSIDLIDKHRDAVRPLLDEAVAKPLDVHDPTWKRDAKRKASAAAILLRHGASNDDIWATFRPDRQPPRDPDQSEETEDWVREELRRLLAEREFEALESADREQLVSRYRQISFGRTSIPNARTRLVQRIEVFGVDPVPIAQRLLVEPDLATQCGLIQALGEFPPEQINADLRNRVLTLTQGWFTTASHASLRANSLWFLRQWNEADWVDGQLYVEKPERRQDRDWYVNSEGHTMIVLPLHAPDATYRIEAAMAEVTLSQMLRWLPEGEQSRGWNSPSNNASVGSVTYHDAVAYCNWLSRAEGLTEDQVCYTDRTDDSIEPAKLHPNYRQRRGYRLPMAEEWFFMCNGGAITDYSFGSCLQPSYLLSTDRISEGYTPSKPTDGKTSWAVGLARPNAFGIFDTYSNVREWANDIDPVNAARIQVCGFDYRFHMGMSGIQPRYLGWSQPHSQPSFYGFRVFRSRPIQETDITRSVTSRYLPNAPKERGSNAAR; this comes from the coding sequence ATGACCACCCCTGAGAACGAAACCAACCTGCGAAACGACGCCCGCGAAACGCGGACCGAGCGAACGGTCGACGAATCGGAGTTTTCTTTCAACCATACGGATCAGCCGATCGACGAAACGATCAACGGTTCCTCCGTCACCAACCCCGACAATCAGCCCGATGAACCCGAGGAGTTGCTTCCCCGGACGATCGGTCGCTACAAAATCGAATCCCTGCTCGGCAAAGGCGGATTCGGTTCGGTGTACTTGGCCTATGACGACGAACTGCGACGCCACGTCACCATCAAGGTCCCACACGCCCATCGCATCAAGCGCTCCAAAGACGTCAATGCGTTTCTGACCGAAGCCCGAACGCTGGCCAAGCTGGAACATCCCAACGTGGTTCCGGTGCACGACGTCGGTACCACCGACGACGGGCTCTGCTTCATCGTCTCCCGGTACATCGACGGGCGAGATTTGGTCCACCGAATGCGATCCACCCCGTTGTCGATTCTCGAGTCGGTGGAATTGGTCGCGACGATTGCCGAGGCGCTGCATTACGTGCACAACCAGGGCGTCATTCACCGCGACATCAAACCGAACAACATCCTGTTGGACAAACGGGGGACGGCGTACGTCGCAGATTTCGGGCTTGCACTACTGGAAGACGATGGGATCGGCTCCAGAACCGTCGCCGGGACGCCCGCGTACATGAGCCCGGAACAGGCGCGGGGCGAAAACCATTTGGTCAAACGCACTTCGGATATCTTCAGCCTGGGCGTCGTTTTGTATCAATTGCTGACCGGGCAACGTCCGTTTGTCGCCGAACCCGGTCAATCGGTCACCGATTTGATTCAAGAGCAAGAGGTCCGTCCGCTTCGCGATCTGAACCGCGACGTGCCAGCGGAACTCGAGCGGATTTGCCTGAAGACGCTTTCCAAGCGTGCGATGGCGCGGCACCAATCGGCGTTGGAACTTTGCGAAGATTTGCGCCACCTGCTCTCCGACAGCGAAAACCTGGCGTTTGCCAGCCCGACGCTGCGCGGCGACGGAAAGGCGGTTGAGGCACAGCAGCGTTCGTCGGAAAACAGTCGATCCAGCCGCCGGGCACTGGGGATCGTTCCCCGGGGGTTGCGATCCTTTGGACCTCAAGACGCGCATTTTTTCTTGGGGCTGTTGCCGGGGCCTTACGACCGCGACGGAACTCCCGAATCGGTCTTGTTTTGGAAGCGGCGGATTGAAGACCCCGACCCGGAAAACAGTTTTCGCATCGGGTTGATCTATGGACCGTCCGGATGCGGCAAAAGCTCGTTCGTCAAAGCGGGACTGATCCCGACGCTCTGCTCGGACATCATTCCGGTCGTCATCGAGTCCGCCCCCGACGCGACCGAATCACGCTTGCTGAATCGCCTGCGTCGTCGTTGTCCTTACCTAGACACCGACCTGGGCCTGGCCGAATCGATCGCAACGCTCCGCCGCGGCGAGGTGATGGGCGGCGACAAAAAGATCCTGATCGTGATCGACCAGTTTGAACAATGGCTGTACTCGATCGATCGGCCGGAGCACTCGGCGCTGGCCAAGGCGCTGCGGCAGTGTGACGGCGAGCATGTTCAATGCATTCTGATGGTCCGAGACGACTTCTGGTTGGCGTTCAGCCGATTCATGGATCATCTGGAAATCGACCTGATGCAGAACAAGAACATGGCGTTGATCGACCTGTTCGACCTGCAGCATGCCCGGCGCGTGTTGACCGAATTCGGCCGTGCGTTCCAGCGTCTGCCCGAGCACAGCAGCGACTTCTCCCGCGACCAAAAAGCCTTCATCGCCCAAGCGATCGACGGGCTGGCCGAACACGGAAAAGTCACGCCCGTTCGTCTGGCCCTGTTTGCCGAAATGATCAAAAGCAAACCTTGGACGACGGCCACGCTGCGCAAGATCGGCGGCACCGCGGGGGTGGGCCTGATGTTCTTGGACGAAAACTTTTCCTCGGAAAACGCACCGGCCAATTATCGAGTACACCTGCACGCCGTCTATGAAACCCTGGGCGCCCTGTTGCCCCAGCCCGGTGCGAACCTGAAAGGCCACATGAGGTCGCGCGAGGAGTTGCTGGAAGTTTCCGGTTACGCCGACCAGCCCAAACAGTTCCAATCCATGATGCGGGCGCTTGATTCGGAATTACACCTGATCACGCGAACCGATCCCGAGGGCCGGGGCGATGTTTCGCAAAGCCAATCCGGCATCCAGTCGGCAAGCCAATCGGGCAGTGTGACCGGCAACCTGTCACAACTGGTTTATTATCACCTCGCTCACGATTATCTGGTGCCCGCGATCCGTGACTGGCAAGCGCACCTGCAACGGGGAACACGCAAGGGACGGGCGGAAATCCGCTTGGCACAACGCACCGAGGTCTGGGATTCCAGGCCCGATAAACGGCACCTGCCGACGCTGCCCGAATGGGTTTCGATCCTTGCGCTGACCCGACGGGACCACTGGGATGATGCTCAGCAGCGGATGATGCGATCCGCGACACGGAGGCATTTATCCAACCTGGCCCTCGTGGGATTCTTGCTTTTGCTGGGCGGCTGGGCCGCCTACGAATTGGCATCTTGGAATCGGGCCGAGACACTCACCAACCAGCTGACCGTTGCCAAGGTCGGCGAGGTGAGCGGATTGCTGGACCAATTGGAGCGACGTGAGCGATGGGCGCTCGACAACTTGGTTCAAATTCAACAGCAAAGCCGGCCCGGTTCGCCCCCGCATTTGTTCTCCAGCTTGGCCCTGCTTCGTTCCGGTCGCAACGAACTGGCGAAGATCCAACCGGCGTTGCTTCAATCGGACCCCGAGACGTTGGAATTGTTGTGCCGCGAACTTCACGGGTTCGGTGATCAACTCTCCGAATACCTTTGGAGCCAAGCCGAGGATGAAACCCTGTTGCCTCGCTCGGATGAAAACGGCCGCGTGGTCAGCCCGCGATTCAACGCGGCCTTGGCTCTGGCAAGGTTCGATCCCCCGGACGAATCCTCCGCCAGCGGTGATCGATGGAAATCATTGTCAGCCCACTTTACCGATGAACTGATCCACTTTGCCAACATCGACCGACGCTACTTTCGATCCATGGTGGACCTGATTCGCCCCGCCAGGCCGGTGCTGGTCGATCCATTGGCCGCCGTGATGACCGCCGACGGCAGTGACGAGACAGAGATCCGTCGATCGGCCGCGCAGAATTTGCTGATCAACTTGCTCGAAGACGACATCCCCGAACTGACCAATCAGCTGCTGCACGCCGAAGTTCAGCAAATCCTGTTCTCCATCGACTTGATCGACAAGCACCGCGACGCCGTGCGCCCGCTGTTGGACGAAGCGGTCGCCAAACCGCTGGATGTTCACGACCCGACGTGGAAACGCGATGCCAAGCGAAAGGCATCCGCAGCGGCGATCCTGCTGCGGCACGGTGCGTCCAACGACGACATCTGGGCAACTTTCCGCCCCGATCGACAGCCGCCACGGGATCCCGACCAATCGGAGGAGACAGAAGATTGGGTGCGTGAGGAACTGCGGCGGCTGTTGGCCGAACGCGAATTCGAAGCGTTGGAATCCGCCGATCGCGAACAACTTGTGTCCCGCTATCGGCAGATCAGCTTTGGCCGAACATCGATCCCCAACGCCCGCACGCGACTGGTCCAACGCATCGAGGTCTTCGGCGTCGATCCCGTGCCGATCGCCCAACGGTTGCTGGTCGAGCCGGACCTTGCGACACAATGCGGTCTGATTCAAGCCTTGGGCGAATTCCCGCCGGAACAGATCAACGCCGATCTTCGTAATCGTGTTCTGACGTTGACTCAAGGTTGGTTCACCACGGCCAGCCACGCCAGTCTGCGGGCCAATTCGTTGTGGTTTCTGCGGCAGTGGAACGAAGCGGATTGGGTCGATGGGCAGCTCTACGTGGAGAAACCGGAACGTCGACAAGATCGCGATTGGTACGTCAATTCTGAGGGCCACACGATGATCGTTTTGCCGCTGCACGCCCCCGACGCGACCTACCGCATCGAAGCGGCAATGGCCGAAGTCACGCTCAGCCAGATGCTCCGTTGGCTACCCGAGGGAGAGCAATCCAGAGGCTGGAACTCTCCATCGAATAACGCGTCGGTCGGCAGCGTGACCTACCACGACGCGGTGGCGTATTGCAATTGGCTTTCACGTGCCGAAGGTCTGACCGAGGATCAAGTCTGTTACACCGATCGCACGGACGATTCGATCGAGCCGGCCAAACTGCACCCGAATTACCGACAGCGGCGGGGGTATCGGTTGCCGATGGCGGAGGAATGGTTCTTTATGTGCAACGGTGGAGCGATCACCGACTATTCCTTCGGCAGTTGTCTGCAACCGTCGTACCTGTTGTCGACCGATCGGATTTCCGAGGGCTACACCCCGTCCAAGCCGACCGATGGGAAAACGTCGTGGGCAGTCGGATTGGCTCGCCCCAACGCCTTCGGCATCTTCGACACCTATTCCAACGTGCGTGAATGGGCCAATGACATCGATCCGGTCAATGCCGCGCGGATTCAAGTTTGCGGATTCGACTATCGTTTCCACATGGGGATGTCAGGCATCCAGCCTCGATACCTGGGATGGTCCCAACCCCATTCGCAACCATCGTTTTACGGGTTTCGTGTGTTTCGATCCCGGCCGATTCAGGAAACCGATATCACCCGTTCGGTCACGTCGCGGTATCTGCCCAACGCGCCGAAGGAACGGGGATCGAACGCGGCTCGTTGA
- a CDS encoding 4Fe-4S binding protein — MKRRGLSLAVALLAAAAILTAAQDDSIASRFGVSSALMITVAAVVLAAAVLVFLTSFDRGNAALIRLDWFSPALRRLKPHQYASHSLTGRLLRRLVPDGLQSDRMSKQRGVLRKMLRRFGLSWLASPVRRIVQSICLVTFAVLFFYVCWPYDAQPAESLDAGQWPSHYSDNLAAKEVIPAESFLMIDPLVSLSTAIASRSWVWSLVSAAAILVVCVLIPRGFCGYLCPLGTTIDLFDWAVGKRVTRFRVTGDGWWVHIKYYLLAGTLLCSVLGVLVSGFFSAIPVITRGMLFLLDPIQSGMMRGWHLVPAMNAGHLLSIAMFVGVLSLGFLRPRFWCKYVCPSGAVFSLGNLFRITERKVESSCINCNKCVEICPFDAIKPDFTTRTTDCTLCQSCGGVCPTHAIKFVERWNVVELKVENDPPTHETALGRRGFLSLAGGTAAAVAGGAGVSLVTKTFGANLNAPDAFLPVRPPGSVPEQEFLEMCIRCGECFKACPNNVLQPEGFQQGLEGLWSPLVNADWAGCESSCNACGQVCPTGAIRALPLAEKKVARMGLAIVNESTCLPFAGAEECDLCVQECNAAGYHAIEFKRVGTEVDDNGVPIEGTGYSAPVVLADKCVGCGLCQTRCNAINVKERGLLGESAIIIQAGKGKEDRMMSGSYVALREQEARQRTSAEPGVEYFVPETGVAPSPLIDESPFGVEPSGGDESPFGVPASDTIDDDPFGTLE; from the coding sequence ATGAAACGACGTGGCCTTTCGTTGGCGGTCGCCCTGTTGGCTGCGGCGGCGATCCTCACAGCCGCTCAAGACGACTCCATCGCCTCACGCTTCGGCGTTTCGTCGGCGCTGATGATCACGGTCGCCGCCGTCGTGCTGGCCGCCGCCGTGTTGGTTTTTTTGACCAGTTTCGATCGCGGGAACGCCGCACTCATTCGCTTGGATTGGTTCTCCCCGGCCCTGCGGCGGCTGAAACCCCATCAATACGCATCACATTCGCTGACCGGACGATTGCTTCGTCGCCTGGTGCCCGATGGGTTGCAATCGGACCGGATGTCCAAGCAACGCGGGGTATTGCGTAAAATGCTGCGGCGGTTCGGCCTGTCCTGGCTGGCATCCCCGGTCCGGCGGATCGTCCAATCGATCTGCCTGGTCACCTTTGCCGTGCTGTTTTTCTACGTTTGTTGGCCGTATGACGCGCAGCCGGCCGAGTCACTGGACGCCGGCCAGTGGCCATCACATTACAGCGACAACCTGGCTGCCAAGGAAGTCATCCCGGCCGAGTCGTTTCTGATGATCGACCCGCTGGTCAGTCTGTCGACCGCGATCGCATCGCGTAGCTGGGTTTGGTCGTTGGTCTCCGCGGCGGCGATCCTGGTCGTCTGTGTCCTGATCCCGCGCGGCTTTTGCGGCTATCTGTGTCCGTTGGGCACGACGATCGATTTATTCGATTGGGCGGTCGGCAAGCGGGTCACGCGGTTTCGCGTTACCGGCGACGGCTGGTGGGTTCACATCAAATACTATCTGTTGGCCGGAACACTGCTGTGTTCCGTGCTTGGCGTGTTGGTGTCGGGTTTCTTTTCGGCAATACCGGTGATCACGCGGGGGATGTTGTTCCTGTTGGATCCGATTCAATCGGGGATGATGCGTGGCTGGCACTTGGTCCCCGCAATGAACGCCGGACACCTGTTGTCGATCGCAATGTTCGTCGGCGTGCTGAGTCTAGGGTTCTTGCGGCCGCGATTCTGGTGCAAGTATGTGTGCCCCAGCGGAGCGGTGTTTTCGCTGGGCAACCTGTTTCGCATCACCGAGCGGAAGGTCGAATCATCCTGCATCAACTGCAACAAGTGTGTCGAGATCTGTCCCTTTGACGCCATCAAGCCGGACTTCACGACGCGGACCACCGATTGCACGCTGTGTCAATCCTGTGGCGGCGTCTGTCCGACGCACGCGATCAAGTTTGTCGAACGCTGGAACGTCGTTGAACTGAAGGTCGAAAACGATCCCCCGACCCATGAGACGGCTTTGGGGCGACGCGGGTTTCTGTCCCTGGCCGGCGGCACCGCGGCGGCGGTGGCGGGCGGTGCCGGTGTTTCACTGGTCACCAAAACGTTCGGCGCCAATCTGAACGCCCCCGATGCGTTCTTGCCGGTGCGTCCGCCGGGCAGCGTTCCCGAGCAAGAGTTTCTGGAGATGTGCATCCGCTGCGGCGAGTGCTTCAAGGCCTGTCCCAACAACGTGTTGCAGCCGGAAGGCTTTCAGCAGGGGCTGGAGGGATTGTGGTCGCCATTGGTCAACGCCGACTGGGCCGGTTGCGAATCGAGCTGCAACGCCTGTGGTCAGGTATGTCCGACCGGAGCGATTCGTGCGTTGCCATTGGCGGAGAAAAAGGTCGCTCGGATGGGGCTAGCGATCGTCAATGAATCGACCTGTCTGCCGTTTGCCGGCGCCGAGGAGTGCGATCTGTGTGTGCAGGAGTGCAATGCGGCCGGCTACCATGCGATCGAATTCAAACGGGTCGGCACCGAAGTGGACGACAACGGTGTTCCGATCGAAGGCACCGGTTATTCAGCACCGGTCGTGTTGGCCGACAAGTGTGTCGGATGTGGGCTCTGCCAGACGCGGTGCAATGCGATCAACGTCAAAGAACGGGGGCTATTGGGCGAGTCGGCGATCATCATCCAGGCGGGGAAAGGCAAAGAGGACCGGATGATGTCCGGTTCCTACGTCGCGCTGCGCGAACAAGAAGCTCGCCAGCGAACGAGTGCCGAACCTGGCGTCGAGTACTTCGTGCCAGAGACCGGTGTCGCCCCGTCGCCCCTGATTGATGAGTCACCGTTCGGTGTCGAGCCTTCCGGCGGCGACGAGTCACCGTTCGGAGTTCCGGCGTCGGACACGATCGACGATGATCCGTTCGGAACGTTGGAGTAG